A portion of the Celeribacter baekdonensis genome contains these proteins:
- a CDS encoding SPOR domain-containing protein, with product MGNIMGHSMHTEAGQTAQANRYITSKGRFSRKLRLALLVSTTLALTACQDGQSFFDSLKAPATGSTPASTSTKLVERDVEAPDVFQVTDKGLWDGRPSLGGVWVAHSKVTDPERVIIRNTQNGKFVIGALFKREATSPGPGVQVSSDAADALGMLAGSPAELNITALRREEVAPEPETVATIAETETIAAAPLDDPIADVAATLDAIDAPATPAATAPVAAAKPPVAKPAAKATPSTMDKAYLQIGIFSVEANAERTVQMLASQGLVATVKPGSSNGKSFWRVVVGPASSASERKTLLEKVKKAGFTDAYAVTH from the coding sequence ATGGGCAATATCATGGGCCATTCCATGCACACAGAGGCCGGGCAAACCGCACAGGCCAACCGCTACATCACATCCAAAGGCCGTTTCTCACGTAAATTGCGTCTGGCGCTGCTGGTGTCTACCACCCTTGCCCTCACGGCGTGTCAGGACGGGCAAAGCTTTTTCGACAGTTTGAAAGCCCCCGCCACGGGGTCGACGCCCGCTTCGACCTCGACCAAATTGGTCGAACGCGACGTCGAAGCGCCCGATGTGTTTCAGGTCACCGACAAAGGCCTTTGGGACGGGCGTCCGTCGCTTGGCGGGGTTTGGGTGGCACATTCCAAGGTCACGGACCCCGAACGCGTGATCATCCGCAACACCCAAAACGGCAAATTCGTCATCGGCGCGTTGTTCAAACGCGAAGCCACCTCCCCCGGCCCCGGCGTTCAGGTCTCGTCGGATGCGGCCGATGCGCTTGGCATGTTGGCGGGATCTCCGGCCGAGTTGAACATCACCGCGCTGCGTCGCGAAGAAGTGGCCCCAGAGCCCGAAACCGTTGCGACCATTGCCGAAACAGAAACCATCGCCGCCGCGCCTTTGGATGATCCGATTGCCGATGTCGCCGCCACTTTAGACGCCATTGACGCGCCCGCGACACCCGCCGCAACCGCTCCCGTGGCCGCCGCAAAACCGCCTGTCGCCAAACCCGCCGCCAAGGCCACACCCTCGACGATGGACAAAGCCTATTTGCAGATCGGGATTTTCTCGGTCGAAGCCAATGCCGAACGCACCGTGCAAATGCTCGCCTCACAGGGGCTGGTTGCAACCGTCAAACCCGGTAGTTCCAACGGAAAATCCTTCTGGCGTGTGGTGGTCGGCCCGGCGTCTTCCGCCTCCGAACGCAAAACTCTTCTCGAAAAAGTGAAAAAAGCGGGCTTCACGGATGCCTATGCTGTGACCCATTAA
- a CDS encoding DUF5681 domain-containing protein, which produces MTEQTEKIEPEWMKGFVPKPAPTKWERGMASPNPLGRPKGVPDKRTKVTRALMDDAPAVARVVIDAAMEGDMTAAGLVLSRCAPVIKAQAERVQFELNKDAPLAEQARQVMQAVANGEVDPDTGRILIGCLNAVAGIEAVTELEQRIIELEAKEVR; this is translated from the coding sequence ATGACAGAACAGACTGAGAAAATTGAACCTGAATGGATGAAGGGCTTCGTGCCCAAGCCCGCGCCCACGAAGTGGGAACGAGGCATGGCAAGCCCGAACCCGCTTGGCCGCCCCAAGGGCGTGCCCGACAAGCGGACGAAGGTGACGCGGGCGCTGATGGACGACGCACCCGCCGTTGCCCGCGTGGTGATCGACGCCGCGATGGAGGGTGACATGACTGCGGCGGGGTTGGTCCTGTCCCGCTGCGCCCCCGTCATCAAGGCGCAGGCGGAGCGCGTCCAGTTCGAGTTGAACAAGGACGCGCCGCTTGCCGAGCAAGCGCGTCAGGTCATGCAAGCCGTCGCCAACGGTGAGGTGGACCCCGACACCGGGCGTATCCTTATCGGGTGCCTCAACGCCGTTGCCGGGATCGAAGCTGTGACCGAGTTGGAGCAACGCATCATCGAGTTGGAAGCCAAGGAGGTGAGGTAA